In the genome of Coturnix japonica isolate 7356 chromosome Z, Coturnix japonica 2.1, whole genome shotgun sequence, one region contains:
- the APBA1 gene encoding amyloid-beta A4 precursor protein-binding family A member 1 isoform X2 has product MNHLVGPPDGEVSEEPTNGAVNESVEADLEHSEVEKEQRYATHYPRHTNSSQGGLSGQEEEGMLARSASTESGFHNHTDTAEGDVIATVEDSYDTERVQENEDESAYAVQYRPESEEYTENAEAEHGEAIHNRTLPNHLHFHSIEHEEAMNAAYSGYVYTHRLFHRGEDEQYAEPYADYGLQEHVYEEIGDTPDLDAREGIQLYEREREEADNYRKEALGARLHHYDERSDGESDSPEKEAEFAPYPRMDSYEQEEDIDQIVAEVKQSMSSQSLDKAAEDMPEAEQSLEHAHAFAGGGHESNGQLPPGSRVTSGSGETVQRYSKEKRDAISLAIKDIKEAIEEVKTRTIRSPYTPDEPKEPIWVMRQDISPTRDSDDQRPLDGDSPSPDSSSPRGAESSSRQHHQDVCSTAEPSTNKESRKSLASFPTYVEVPGPCEPEDLIDGIIFAANYLGSTQLLSDKTPSKNVRMMQAQEAVSRIKAPEGESQPMTEVDLFISTQRIKVLNADTQETMMDHPLRTISYIADIGNIVVLMARRRMPRSNSQDNVEASHPSQDGKRQYKMICHVFESEDAQLIAQSIGQAFSVAYQEFLRANGINPEDLSQKEYSDLLNTQEMYNDDLIHFSKSENCKDVYIEKQKGEILGVVIVESGWGSILPTVIIANMMHGGPAEKSGKLNIGDQIMSINGTSLVGLPLSTCQSIIKGLKNQARVKLNIVRCPPVTTVLIRRPDLRYQLGFSVQNGIICSLMRGGIAERGGVRVGHRIIEINGQSVVATPHEKIVHILSNAVGEIHMKTMPAAMYRLLTAQEQPVYI; this is encoded by the exons ATGAATCATTTGGTTGGACCGCCTGATGGGGAGGTAAGTGAAGAGCCAACAAATGGAGCAGTGAATGAGTCAGTGGAGGCTGACCTGGAGCACTCAGAGGTGGAAAAGGAGCAGCGCTATGCAACTCACTATCCAAGGCATACAAACAGCAGCCAAGGGGGCCTGtctgggcaggaggaggaagggatgtTAGCTCGGTCAGCCAGCACTGAGAGCGGCTTCCACAATCATACAGATACTGCAGAAGGGGATGTGATAGCCACAGTGGAGGATAGTTACGACACAGAGAGAgttcaggaaaatgaagatgagagTGCATATGCAGTGCAGTATAGGCCTGAGTCTGAGGAATACACCGAGAATGCTGAGGCTGAGCATGGTGAAGCCATTCATAACCGAACACTGCCCAATCACTTACACTTCCATTCCATCGAACACGAGGAAGCCATGAATGCAGCCTACTCGGGTTATGTCTACACGCATCGACTATTCCACCGAGGGGAGGATGAGCAGTATGCTGAGCCTTACGCTGACTATGGACTGCAGGAGCATGTGTATGAGGAGATAGGGGATACACCAGACCTTGATGCTAGGGAGGGGATCCAACTGTATGAGCGGGAGAGGGAGGAAGCTGATAATTACCGCAAGGAGGCCCTTGGTGCCCGCCTTCACCATTATGATGAGCGGTCTGATGGAGAGTCTGACAGCCCAGAAAAGGAGGCAGAGTTTGCGCCCTACCCAAGAATGGATAGCTATGAACAAGAGGAGGACATTGATCAAATTGTGGCAGAGGTGAAGCAGAGCATGAGCTCCCAGAGCTTGGACAAGGCAGCTGAAGACATGCCAGAAGCCGAGCAGAGTTTGGAGCACGCTCATGCTTTTGCTGGTGGGGGGCATGAAAGCAATGGCCAGCTCCCACCTGGTTCCCGAGTTACATCCGGCTCGGGAGAAACTGTGCAGAGGtacagcaaggaaaagagagatgCGATTTCACTGGCCATTAAGGATATTAAAGAGGCTATTGAGGAAGTGAAGACAAGAACCATCCGTTCTCCTTATACTCCCGATGAGCCGAAGGAGCCTATCTGGGTGATGCGGCAGGACATCAGCCCAACCAGGGATTCTGACGACCAGAGGCCACTAGATGGAGAT TCTCCATCTCCAGATTCCTCTTCACCTCGGGGTGCTGAGTCGTCAAGTAGGCAACATCACCAGGATGTCTGCAGTACAGCAGAGCCCTCCACTAATAAAGAG TCCAGAAAAAGCTTGGCTTCATTCCCAACCTATGTTGAAG TTCCAGGACCTTGTGAACCCGAAGACCTCATTGATGGAATCATCTTTGCAGCCAATTACCTGGGCtccacacagctgctctctgaTAAAACTCCCTCCAAGAATGTGAGAATGATGCAGGCTCAGGAAGCTGTCAGCAGGATCAAG GCTCCAGAAGGAGAATCTCAACCTATGACCGAAGTGGACCTCTTCATTTCTACACAAAGAATTAAAGTACTGAATGCAGACACACAG GAAACCATGATGGATCATCCCCTGCGGACCATTTCTTACATCGCAGATATAGGGAATATAGTTGTTCTAATGGCTCGCAGGAGAATGCCGCGCTCTAACTCCCAGGATAATGTGGAAGCATCTCACCCTTCCCAGGATGGAAAGAGACAGTACAAAATGATTTGCCATGTCTTTGAGTCTGAGGAT GCACAGCTGATTGCACAGTCTATAGGTCAAGCCTTTAGTGTAGCATACCAAGAGTTTCTGAGGGCGAATGGAATCAATCCAGAAGACCTTAGCCAGAAGGAATATAGTGACTTGCTCAACACCCAGGAGATGTACAATGATGACCTCATCCACTTTTCCAAATCTGAAAACTGCAAAGAC GTTTacattgaaaagcaaaaaggagaaatccTAGGTGTAGTGATTGTGGAGTCTGGCTGGGGATCCATTTTGCCTACAGTTATCATAGCCAATATGATGCATGGGGGACCAGCAGAGAAGTCTGGAAAGTTGAATATAGGGGACCAGATCATGTCAATCAACGGGACCAGCCTGGTTGGCTTACCTCTCTCAACATGTCAGAGCATTATAAAG gGTTTAAAAAACCAGGCCCGGGTTAAACTGAATATAGTCAGGTGTCCTCCAGTAACCACTGTCTTGATCAGGAGGCCGGACCTCAGATATCAGTTGGGCTTCAGTGTGCAAAATGGGATT
- the APBA1 gene encoding amyloid-beta A4 precursor protein-binding family A member 1 isoform X1 gives MNHLVGPPDGEVSEEPTNGAVNESVEADLEHSEVEKEQRYATHYPRHTNSSQGGLSGQEEEGMLARSASTESGFHNHTDTAEGDVIATVEDSYDTERVQENEDESAYAVQYRPESEEYTENAEAEHGEAIHNRTLPNHLHFHSIEHEEAMNAAYSGYVYTHRLFHRGEDEQYAEPYADYGLQEHVYEEIGDTPDLDAREGIQLYEREREEADNYRKEALGARLHHYDERSDGESDSPEKEAEFAPYPRMDSYEQEEDIDQIVAEVKQSMSSQSLDKAAEDMPEAEQSLEHAHAFAGGGHESNGQLPPGSRVTSGSGETVQRYSKEKRDAISLAIKDIKEAIEEVKTRTIRSPYTPDEPKEPIWVMRQDISPTRDSDDQRPLDGDSPSPDSSSPRGAESSSRQHHQDVCSTAEPSTNKESRKSLASFPTYVEVPGPCEPEDLIDGIIFAANYLGSTQLLSDKTPSKNVRMMQAQEAVSRIKMAQKLAKSRKKAPEGESQPMTEVDLFISTQRIKVLNADTQETMMDHPLRTISYIADIGNIVVLMARRRMPRSNSQDNVEASHPSQDGKRQYKMICHVFESEDAQLIAQSIGQAFSVAYQEFLRANGINPEDLSQKEYSDLLNTQEMYNDDLIHFSKSENCKDVYIEKQKGEILGVVIVESGWGSILPTVIIANMMHGGPAEKSGKLNIGDQIMSINGTSLVGLPLSTCQSIIKGLKNQARVKLNIVRCPPVTTVLIRRPDLRYQLGFSVQNGIICSLMRGGIAERGGVRVGHRIIEINGQSVVATPHEKIVHILSNAVGEIHMKTMPAAMYRLLTAQEQPVYI, from the exons ATGAATCATTTGGTTGGACCGCCTGATGGGGAGGTAAGTGAAGAGCCAACAAATGGAGCAGTGAATGAGTCAGTGGAGGCTGACCTGGAGCACTCAGAGGTGGAAAAGGAGCAGCGCTATGCAACTCACTATCCAAGGCATACAAACAGCAGCCAAGGGGGCCTGtctgggcaggaggaggaagggatgtTAGCTCGGTCAGCCAGCACTGAGAGCGGCTTCCACAATCATACAGATACTGCAGAAGGGGATGTGATAGCCACAGTGGAGGATAGTTACGACACAGAGAGAgttcaggaaaatgaagatgagagTGCATATGCAGTGCAGTATAGGCCTGAGTCTGAGGAATACACCGAGAATGCTGAGGCTGAGCATGGTGAAGCCATTCATAACCGAACACTGCCCAATCACTTACACTTCCATTCCATCGAACACGAGGAAGCCATGAATGCAGCCTACTCGGGTTATGTCTACACGCATCGACTATTCCACCGAGGGGAGGATGAGCAGTATGCTGAGCCTTACGCTGACTATGGACTGCAGGAGCATGTGTATGAGGAGATAGGGGATACACCAGACCTTGATGCTAGGGAGGGGATCCAACTGTATGAGCGGGAGAGGGAGGAAGCTGATAATTACCGCAAGGAGGCCCTTGGTGCCCGCCTTCACCATTATGATGAGCGGTCTGATGGAGAGTCTGACAGCCCAGAAAAGGAGGCAGAGTTTGCGCCCTACCCAAGAATGGATAGCTATGAACAAGAGGAGGACATTGATCAAATTGTGGCAGAGGTGAAGCAGAGCATGAGCTCCCAGAGCTTGGACAAGGCAGCTGAAGACATGCCAGAAGCCGAGCAGAGTTTGGAGCACGCTCATGCTTTTGCTGGTGGGGGGCATGAAAGCAATGGCCAGCTCCCACCTGGTTCCCGAGTTACATCCGGCTCGGGAGAAACTGTGCAGAGGtacagcaaggaaaagagagatgCGATTTCACTGGCCATTAAGGATATTAAAGAGGCTATTGAGGAAGTGAAGACAAGAACCATCCGTTCTCCTTATACTCCCGATGAGCCGAAGGAGCCTATCTGGGTGATGCGGCAGGACATCAGCCCAACCAGGGATTCTGACGACCAGAGGCCACTAGATGGAGAT TCTCCATCTCCAGATTCCTCTTCACCTCGGGGTGCTGAGTCGTCAAGTAGGCAACATCACCAGGATGTCTGCAGTACAGCAGAGCCCTCCACTAATAAAGAG TCCAGAAAAAGCTTGGCTTCATTCCCAACCTATGTTGAAG TTCCAGGACCTTGTGAACCCGAAGACCTCATTGATGGAATCATCTTTGCAGCCAATTACCTGGGCtccacacagctgctctctgaTAAAACTCCCTCCAAGAATGTGAGAATGATGCAGGCTCAGGAAGCTGTCAGCAGGATCAAG ATGGCCCAGAAATTAGccaaaagcaggaagaag GCTCCAGAAGGAGAATCTCAACCTATGACCGAAGTGGACCTCTTCATTTCTACACAAAGAATTAAAGTACTGAATGCAGACACACAG GAAACCATGATGGATCATCCCCTGCGGACCATTTCTTACATCGCAGATATAGGGAATATAGTTGTTCTAATGGCTCGCAGGAGAATGCCGCGCTCTAACTCCCAGGATAATGTGGAAGCATCTCACCCTTCCCAGGATGGAAAGAGACAGTACAAAATGATTTGCCATGTCTTTGAGTCTGAGGAT GCACAGCTGATTGCACAGTCTATAGGTCAAGCCTTTAGTGTAGCATACCAAGAGTTTCTGAGGGCGAATGGAATCAATCCAGAAGACCTTAGCCAGAAGGAATATAGTGACTTGCTCAACACCCAGGAGATGTACAATGATGACCTCATCCACTTTTCCAAATCTGAAAACTGCAAAGAC GTTTacattgaaaagcaaaaaggagaaatccTAGGTGTAGTGATTGTGGAGTCTGGCTGGGGATCCATTTTGCCTACAGTTATCATAGCCAATATGATGCATGGGGGACCAGCAGAGAAGTCTGGAAAGTTGAATATAGGGGACCAGATCATGTCAATCAACGGGACCAGCCTGGTTGGCTTACCTCTCTCAACATGTCAGAGCATTATAAAG gGTTTAAAAAACCAGGCCCGGGTTAAACTGAATATAGTCAGGTGTCCTCCAGTAACCACTGTCTTGATCAGGAGGCCGGACCTCAGATATCAGTTGGGCTTCAGTGTGCAAAATGGGATT
- the APBA1 gene encoding amyloid-beta A4 precursor protein-binding family A member 1 isoform X3, whose amino-acid sequence MNHLVGPPDGEVSEEPTNGAVNESVEADLEHSEVEKEQRYATHYPRHTNSSQGGLSGQEEEGMLARSASTESGFHNHTDTAEGDVIATVEDSYDTERVQENEDESAYAVQYRPESEEYTENAEAEHGEAIHNRTLPNHLHFHSIEHEEAMNAAYSGYVYTHRLFHRGEDEQYAEPYADYGLQEHVYEEIGDTPDLDAREGIQLYEREREEADNYRKEALGARLHHYDERSDGESDSPEKEAEFAPYPRMDSYEQEEDIDQIVAEVKQSMSSQSLDKAAEDMPEAEQSLEHAHAFAGGGHESNGQLPPGSRVTSGSGETVQRYSKEKRDAISLAIKDIKEAIEEVKTRTIRSPYTPDEPKEPIWVMRQDISPTRDSDDQRPLDGDSRKSLASFPTYVEVPGPCEPEDLIDGIIFAANYLGSTQLLSDKTPSKNVRMMQAQEAVSRIKMAQKLAKSRKKAPEGESQPMTEVDLFISTQRIKVLNADTQETMMDHPLRTISYIADIGNIVVLMARRRMPRSNSQDNVEASHPSQDGKRQYKMICHVFESEDAQLIAQSIGQAFSVAYQEFLRANGINPEDLSQKEYSDLLNTQEMYNDDLIHFSKSENCKDVYIEKQKGEILGVVIVESGWGSILPTVIIANMMHGGPAEKSGKLNIGDQIMSINGTSLVGLPLSTCQSIIKGLKNQARVKLNIVRCPPVTTVLIRRPDLRYQLGFSVQNGIICSLMRGGIAERGGVRVGHRIIEINGQSVVATPHEKIVHILSNAVGEIHMKTMPAAMYRLLTAQEQPVYI is encoded by the exons ATGAATCATTTGGTTGGACCGCCTGATGGGGAGGTAAGTGAAGAGCCAACAAATGGAGCAGTGAATGAGTCAGTGGAGGCTGACCTGGAGCACTCAGAGGTGGAAAAGGAGCAGCGCTATGCAACTCACTATCCAAGGCATACAAACAGCAGCCAAGGGGGCCTGtctgggcaggaggaggaagggatgtTAGCTCGGTCAGCCAGCACTGAGAGCGGCTTCCACAATCATACAGATACTGCAGAAGGGGATGTGATAGCCACAGTGGAGGATAGTTACGACACAGAGAGAgttcaggaaaatgaagatgagagTGCATATGCAGTGCAGTATAGGCCTGAGTCTGAGGAATACACCGAGAATGCTGAGGCTGAGCATGGTGAAGCCATTCATAACCGAACACTGCCCAATCACTTACACTTCCATTCCATCGAACACGAGGAAGCCATGAATGCAGCCTACTCGGGTTATGTCTACACGCATCGACTATTCCACCGAGGGGAGGATGAGCAGTATGCTGAGCCTTACGCTGACTATGGACTGCAGGAGCATGTGTATGAGGAGATAGGGGATACACCAGACCTTGATGCTAGGGAGGGGATCCAACTGTATGAGCGGGAGAGGGAGGAAGCTGATAATTACCGCAAGGAGGCCCTTGGTGCCCGCCTTCACCATTATGATGAGCGGTCTGATGGAGAGTCTGACAGCCCAGAAAAGGAGGCAGAGTTTGCGCCCTACCCAAGAATGGATAGCTATGAACAAGAGGAGGACATTGATCAAATTGTGGCAGAGGTGAAGCAGAGCATGAGCTCCCAGAGCTTGGACAAGGCAGCTGAAGACATGCCAGAAGCCGAGCAGAGTTTGGAGCACGCTCATGCTTTTGCTGGTGGGGGGCATGAAAGCAATGGCCAGCTCCCACCTGGTTCCCGAGTTACATCCGGCTCGGGAGAAACTGTGCAGAGGtacagcaaggaaaagagagatgCGATTTCACTGGCCATTAAGGATATTAAAGAGGCTATTGAGGAAGTGAAGACAAGAACCATCCGTTCTCCTTATACTCCCGATGAGCCGAAGGAGCCTATCTGGGTGATGCGGCAGGACATCAGCCCAACCAGGGATTCTGACGACCAGAGGCCACTAGATGGAGAT TCCAGAAAAAGCTTGGCTTCATTCCCAACCTATGTTGAAG TTCCAGGACCTTGTGAACCCGAAGACCTCATTGATGGAATCATCTTTGCAGCCAATTACCTGGGCtccacacagctgctctctgaTAAAACTCCCTCCAAGAATGTGAGAATGATGCAGGCTCAGGAAGCTGTCAGCAGGATCAAG ATGGCCCAGAAATTAGccaaaagcaggaagaag GCTCCAGAAGGAGAATCTCAACCTATGACCGAAGTGGACCTCTTCATTTCTACACAAAGAATTAAAGTACTGAATGCAGACACACAG GAAACCATGATGGATCATCCCCTGCGGACCATTTCTTACATCGCAGATATAGGGAATATAGTTGTTCTAATGGCTCGCAGGAGAATGCCGCGCTCTAACTCCCAGGATAATGTGGAAGCATCTCACCCTTCCCAGGATGGAAAGAGACAGTACAAAATGATTTGCCATGTCTTTGAGTCTGAGGAT GCACAGCTGATTGCACAGTCTATAGGTCAAGCCTTTAGTGTAGCATACCAAGAGTTTCTGAGGGCGAATGGAATCAATCCAGAAGACCTTAGCCAGAAGGAATATAGTGACTTGCTCAACACCCAGGAGATGTACAATGATGACCTCATCCACTTTTCCAAATCTGAAAACTGCAAAGAC GTTTacattgaaaagcaaaaaggagaaatccTAGGTGTAGTGATTGTGGAGTCTGGCTGGGGATCCATTTTGCCTACAGTTATCATAGCCAATATGATGCATGGGGGACCAGCAGAGAAGTCTGGAAAGTTGAATATAGGGGACCAGATCATGTCAATCAACGGGACCAGCCTGGTTGGCTTACCTCTCTCAACATGTCAGAGCATTATAAAG gGTTTAAAAAACCAGGCCCGGGTTAAACTGAATATAGTCAGGTGTCCTCCAGTAACCACTGTCTTGATCAGGAGGCCGGACCTCAGATATCAGTTGGGCTTCAGTGTGCAAAATGGGATT